A window of the Acipenser ruthenus chromosome 30, fAciRut3.2 maternal haplotype, whole genome shotgun sequence genome harbors these coding sequences:
- the LOC117394393 gene encoding transmembrane protein 87A-like, with product MAALGAKSSNLITLLKLFLLLHIVQHIQAASEPGKWTLNVDSENIHEQNKFIFRKTLFNSSTIYLQWMSEDCKHPVNLSISWYLRNSHCYDEVFGLDNSQVNNYFKLNAEVREGGTGFFVFHEYELIECGQQVHGDELAVKSFDVPIKITKPGMFQTDEERKAKRSTEVEKTASEKPTVGKDATRRAEDEEVQEETTTTSSAVYAVARTWEDGPYMFIVQIEEAGSSPDKYPGSEPRGGSEESNGWKLQLEIRMLGPYQYISASEWPLMCFYMVMCIIYVLLGGLWLGLCACYWRDLLRIQFWIGGVVFLGMLEKAVYYTEFQSIRYNGLSVQGAVVFAEILSAVKRTLARVLVIIASLGYGIVKPRLGAVLHRVVGVGLVYLTFSIVEGVLRVNSAQDDLVLLAAIPLAVLDSALCWWIFISLAQTMKLLRLRRNLVKLSLYRHFTNTLMFAVIASVIFIIWTTKTFKFSQCESDWRELWIDDAFWRFLFSIILLVIMFLWRPSINNQRYAFTPLLDEMSDEEKEAMMSDAFEGMKMRGMKTETNGSTIASKEDEDLKWVEENIPSSMADVALPPLLDSDEENVTTQFEISKME from the exons ATGGCGGCGCTGGGAGCGAAGTCATCAAATTTAAtaacattattaaaattatttcttCTTTTACACATCGTTCAGCACATACAGGCGGCTTCAGAGCCCGGTAAATGGACTCTAAATGTTGACAGC GAAAACATTCATGAACAGAACAAGTTCATTTTCAGAAAGACGTTATTCAACAGTTCTACAATTTACCTACAAT GGATGAGTGAAGACTGCAAGCATCCAGTTAATCTCTCAATATCCTGGTACCTGCGAAACTCACACTGCTATGATGAAGTCTTTGGGCTGGAT AATTCTCAAGTCAATAACTACTTCAAGTTGAACGCAGAAGTGAGAGAGGGTGGGACTGGTTTTTTCGTTTTCCATGAGTACGAACTCATAGAGTGCGGGCAGCAGGTCCACGGGGACGAG CTTGCTGTGAAATCCTTCGATGTGCCGATAAAGATTACGAAGCCAGGAATG TTCCAGACGGACGAAGAACGGAAAGCCAAGAGAAGCACGGAAGTAGAAaag ACGGCTTCTGAGAAACCGACGGTGGGCAAGGATGCGACAAGAAGAGCAGAGGATGAAGAAGTCCAGGAGGAGACGACGACGACATCGTCTGCAGTG TACGCGGTTGCCAGGACGTGGGAAGATGGTCCCTACATGTTCATCGTTCAGATTGAAGAGGCGGGCAGCAGCCCTGACAAATACCCCGGCTCCGAGCCCAGGGGCGGCTCCGAGGAGAGCAACGGGTGGAAACTGCAGT tagAAATCAGGATGTTGGGTCCCTACCAATACATCTCCGCGTCTGAATGGCCTCTGATGTGT TTCTACATGGTGATGTGCATCATCTACGTGCTGCTGGGGGGTCTGTGGCTGGGTCTCTGCGCCTGCTACTGGAGAGACCTGCTGCGCATCCAGTTCTGGATCGGAGGGGTGGTCTTCCTGGGCATGCTGGAGAAGGCGGTGTACTACACAGAGTTCCAGAGCATCCGCTACAACGGCCTGTCTG TGCAAGGGGCTGTGGTATTTGCTGAAATCCTCTCTGCTGTGAAGAGAACTCTGGCCCGTGTGTTAGTCATCATTGCCAGCCTGGGATACGGAATTGTCAA gcCAAGACTGGGGGCTGTTCTGCACAGAGTTGTGGGGGTTGGTTTGGTCTACCTGACCTTCTCGATCGTGGAGGGCGTCCTTCGGGTGAATTCG GCTCAGGATGATCTTGTGCTCTTGGCTGCCATCCCCTTGGCCGTGCTCGACtctgccctctgctggtggataT TTATCAGCCTCGCTCAGACCATGAAGCTGCTGCGACTCCGGAGGAACCTGGTGAAACTGTCCCTCTACCGCCACTTCACCAACACCTTGATGTTCGCCGTCATCG CTTCTGTAATTTTCATCATCTGGACGACCAAGACGTTTAAATTTTCCCAGTGTGAGTCG GACTGGAGGGAGCTGTGGATTGACGATGCTTTCTGGAGGTTTCTCTTCTCCATCATTCTGCTGGTCATCATGTTCCTGTGGAGACCTTCCATCAACAACCAGAG ATACGCCTTCACTCCTCTTCTTGACGAGATGAGCGACGAGGAAAAAGAAGCGATGATGAGCGACGCGTTCG AGGGAATGAAGATGAGAGGAATGAAAACAGAGACCAACGGATCAACCATAGCCAGCAAAGAG GATGAAGATCTGAAATGGGTGGAGGAGAACATCCCATCTTCCATGGCAGATGT GGCGCTACCGCCTTTACTGGACTCGGATGAG GAGAACGTAACGACCCAATTCGAGATTTCAAAGATGGAATAA
- the LOC117394655 gene encoding calpain small subunit 1-like, giving the protein MFLARKLVGGLLDVVTNVDQFIPSAPPPPRPSLQYAEQHESDEDRQFRKVFQQLAGDDMEVSPAELMNILNKIIGKHGDLKTDGFSIESCRSMVAVMDSDSTGKLGFHEFKHLWNNIKKLQGVYKQYDADRSGTIGASELPGAFQAAGFPLNGQLYQMIIRRYSDERGNMDFDNYIGCLVRLDAMCRAFQTLDKDHNGTIKVDIKEWLQLTMYS; this is encoded by the exons ATGTTTCTTGCTAGAAAATTGGTCGGTGGTCTTCTTGATGTCGTCAC aaatGTTGACCAGTTTATCCCCTCGGCACCT CCCCCCCCACGGCCATCCCTCCAGTATGCTGAGCAGCACGAGAGCGACGAGGACCGGCAGTTCcgaaaagtgttccagcagcttGCCGGAGAT gacATGGAGGTGAGCCCAGCAGAGCTGATGAATATACTCAACAAAATTATTGGCAAAC ACGGCGACCTCAAAACCGACGGATTCAGCATCGAGTCCTGCCGAAGCATGGTGGCGGTCATGGAT AGCGACAGCACAGGCAAGCTGGGCTTCCATGAGTTCAAACACCTCTGGAACAACATCAAGAAATTGCAG GGGGTGTATAAGCAGTATGATGCTGATCGCTCTGGTACGATCGGGGCTTCAGAGTTACCAGGTGCTTTCCAAGCTGCAG ggttcCCTCTGAATGGCCAGCTGTACCAGATGATTATTCGTCGCTATAGCGATGAGAGAGGCAACATGGACTTTGACAATTACATTGGCTGCCTGGTTCGTCTGGACGCCATGTGCC gtGCCTTCCAAACCCTGGACAAAGATCATAATGGAACCATTAAAGTGGACATTAAGGAG TGGCTCCAGTTGACCATGTACTCTTAA